One segment of Panicum virgatum strain AP13 chromosome 3K, P.virgatum_v5, whole genome shotgun sequence DNA contains the following:
- the LOC120700400 gene encoding rho GDP-dissociation inhibitor 1-like, whose amino-acid sequence MDKEENKEASVSISNNDTGTNDMEDDDNDDNDGKHTVVLGPQVPLKDHLELDKDDDSLRRWKEQLLGDVDTTKLGETAEPEVTILNLTILTPDRPDLVLPIPLVRDDKGYAFALKDGSTYSFRFSFTVSNNIVSGLRYTHTVWKAGVRVEKQKVMLGTFSPQQEPYMYEAEEDTTPSGIFARGSYSAKLKFVDDDGKVYLDMGYCFEIRKDWPSSA is encoded by the exons ATGGATAAGGAGGAGAATAAGGAAGCATCAGTGAGCATTAGCAACAATGACACGGGTACCAATGATATGGAGGATGACGACAATGATGACAATGATGGGAAGCACACGGTGGTGCTTGGCCCTCAGGTTCCCCTCAAGGACCACCTTGAGCTCGATAAG GATGATGACAGCCTAAGGAGGTGGAAAGAGCAGCTCCTTGGAGATGTTGATACCACTAAGCTTGGAG AGACTGCAGAACCCGAGGTGACCATATTGAACCTGACCATCCTAACTCCGGATCGACCAGATCTGGTTCTGCCAATCCCACTTGTACGGGATGACAAGGGGTACGCATTCGCGCTCAAGGATGGAAGCACCTACAGCTTCCGCTTCTCCTTCACTGTCTCCAACAACATTGTGTCTGGTCTCAGATATACACACACTGTCTGGAAGGCTGGAGTAAGAG TGGAAAAACAGAAGGTGATGCTGGGGACCTTCAGTCCTCAGCAGGAGCCTTACATGTACGAGGCTGAGGAAGATACGACACCTAGCGGCATCTTTGCGAGGGGTTCATATTCTGCAAAGCTGAAG TTTGTGGACGATGATGGGAAAGTCTACTTGGACATGGGCTACTGCTTCGAGATCCGGAAGGACTGGCCATCCTCGGCCTAA
- the LOC120700401 gene encoding histone deacetylase HDT2-like isoform X2: MEFWGLEVKPGTTVKCDPSDGYILHLSQAALGESKKSDTALMYVKVDDQKLAIGTLSHDKYPHIPFDLVFDKEFELSHTSKAASVFFSGYKVEQPGVEDEMDFDSEEDEDVGEEQNIPLIKENGKAQGKEEQKSKAGPAASNSSAAVKDVDKKIKADDDSDEDETDDDSDDDDLSPDEEGNDDDSSDEGDSSEEDEDSEDDEEEETPTPKKPEVGKKRAAENALKTPVSDKKAKVATPSGQKTGGNKGTAHVPTPHPAKKVSKTPANNDKSKEKSPKSGGSVVCKSCSKTFNSDMALQAHSKAKHGAK, from the exons ATGGAGTTCTGGG GTCTTGAAGTCAAGCCTGGAACCACTGTTAAGTGTGATCCTAGCGATGGCTACATCCTTCATCTTTCCCAG GCTGCTCTTGGGGAATCAAAGAAAAGCGACACAGCATTGATGTATGTCAAAGTTGATGATCAGAAGCTGGCCATTGGTACCCTCTCACATGACAAGTACCCTCACATCCCGTTTGATTTGGTCTTTGACAAAGAGTTTGAGCTGTCACACACATCAAAAGCTGCCAGTGTGTTCTTCTCCGGTTACAAGGTCGAGCAACCTGGTGTGGAAGATGA AATGGATTTTGATTCTGAAGAAGATGAAG ATGTAGGGGAAGAGCAGAACATTCCTTTAATCAAGGAAAATG GCAAAGCTCAAGGGAAGGAGGAGCAGAAAAGCAAGGCAGGGCCTGCGGCTTCAAATTCAAGTGCTGCTGTAAAGGATGTTGACAAGAAAATCAAGGCTGATGATGACAGTGATGAGGATGAAACTGATGATGATTCTGATGACGATGATCTATCTCCTGATGAGGAAGGCAACGATGAT GATTCAAGTGATGAGGGTGATTCCAGTGAGGAGGATGAGGACAGtgaggatgatgaggaagaagaaactcCAACTCCCAAGAAG CCAGAGGTAGGCAAGAAGAGAGCAGCGGAAAATGCTCTGAAGACACCTGTTTCTGATAAGAAAGCGAAAGTTGCCACGCCATCTGGCCAGAAGACAG GTGGTAACAAGGGCACTGCCCACGTGCCAACTCCGCACCCAGCAAAGAAGGTGAGCAAGACCCCTGCGAACAATGACAAGTCAAAGGAGAAGTCCCCAAAATCTGGTGGGTCGGTCGTGTGCAAGTCGTGCAGCAA GACGTTCAACAGCGACATGGCTCTACAGGCTCACTCGAAGGCCAAGCATGGTGCAAAGTGA
- the LOC120700401 gene encoding histone deacetylase HDT2-like isoform X1, producing the protein MEFWGLEVKPGTTVKCDPSDGYILHLSQAALGESKKSDTALMYVKVDDQKLAIGTLSHDKYPHIPFDLVFDKEFELSHTSKAASVFFSGYKVEQPGVEDEMDFDSEEDEDVGEEQNIPLIKENGKAQGKEEQKSKAGPAASNSSAAVKDVDKKIKADDDSDEDETDDDSDDDDLSPDEEGNDDDSSDEGDSSEEDEDSEDDEEEETPTPKKQPEVGKKRAAENALKTPVSDKKAKVATPSGQKTGGNKGTAHVPTPHPAKKVSKTPANNDKSKEKSPKSGGSVVCKSCSKTFNSDMALQAHSKAKHGAK; encoded by the exons ATGGAGTTCTGGG GTCTTGAAGTCAAGCCTGGAACCACTGTTAAGTGTGATCCTAGCGATGGCTACATCCTTCATCTTTCCCAG GCTGCTCTTGGGGAATCAAAGAAAAGCGACACAGCATTGATGTATGTCAAAGTTGATGATCAGAAGCTGGCCATTGGTACCCTCTCACATGACAAGTACCCTCACATCCCGTTTGATTTGGTCTTTGACAAAGAGTTTGAGCTGTCACACACATCAAAAGCTGCCAGTGTGTTCTTCTCCGGTTACAAGGTCGAGCAACCTGGTGTGGAAGATGA AATGGATTTTGATTCTGAAGAAGATGAAG ATGTAGGGGAAGAGCAGAACATTCCTTTAATCAAGGAAAATG GCAAAGCTCAAGGGAAGGAGGAGCAGAAAAGCAAGGCAGGGCCTGCGGCTTCAAATTCAAGTGCTGCTGTAAAGGATGTTGACAAGAAAATCAAGGCTGATGATGACAGTGATGAGGATGAAACTGATGATGATTCTGATGACGATGATCTATCTCCTGATGAGGAAGGCAACGATGAT GATTCAAGTGATGAGGGTGATTCCAGTGAGGAGGATGAGGACAGtgaggatgatgaggaagaagaaactcCAACTCCCAAGAAG CAGCCAGAGGTAGGCAAGAAGAGAGCAGCGGAAAATGCTCTGAAGACACCTGTTTCTGATAAGAAAGCGAAAGTTGCCACGCCATCTGGCCAGAAGACAG GTGGTAACAAGGGCACTGCCCACGTGCCAACTCCGCACCCAGCAAAGAAGGTGAGCAAGACCCCTGCGAACAATGACAAGTCAAAGGAGAAGTCCCCAAAATCTGGTGGGTCGGTCGTGTGCAAGTCGTGCAGCAA GACGTTCAACAGCGACATGGCTCTACAGGCTCACTCGAAGGCCAAGCATGGTGCAAAGTGA